TCCCGTCCAGCCTGCCGGTTCTCCAGAGCCACTCTGTTGATCACGTCCTCCCCCGTGgtgctgcaggaaaaacacaccAGAAACATCCATAAAGAACACTCCCACCCTGAGCATTAGCTCTgagtagggctgtgcgatttgacgataaatgatcatgaaggatttgaacatatcggcgatctaccagaacggacagatcgtttttatttgttttttttatatattaattgcagttctatgttcgcgcagacgcatgagtttttttcactcgtccaactctcagtgcgcttaatgtgaacctgaccagccagtgacagcctccctgttaggaagctacggctgaaaacgaaaagagaacagagaactgGGCCCTAAAaccaactccacctttatgttcggtgctgtttccgccggcagcagcggcgcgtcttctaagcctgtgtgtgcgcgcgacgtgtgtcacgtgtattataatgctacgagcacgtacgcgcccacctctctgaacattaccagctcgttatattcaggttcgctgctgttgtgccgtcagcagctgtgtgtgtgtgtgtgtgtgtacatcagatgcagacagaggcaacagctgatgacgtcaccaaaacaataacgcaggcatttgatgaagaggctccatgaggactctagtaaacggtggacagagctgacagcagcagctccgtttgtccttagatatgattcccatgaaagtttgatcatttgttctaaatcacattgaactttaagagttacttaagtctcaatactgtatttattgtttaaccttaggaggcgcacttcagtctgtttaaatgactgttgaataaaactttacagaactacattagtcttcttttaacctatttgaaataaaactttattttgttctatattaaattttcatgtttattaaaactaatactgagtgcacgttatcagagtttacttgtagatctactgacagtttttgagaagtgactaccttaaggctacctgacgtcatttacacagaaacatgcaaattagtgtcaatgtaaaaacaaatcgtgataaaatccagatcgtgattttatcattaaagaatcgtgatataaattttttgccatatcgcccacccctagctCTGAATAAAAGAAACCCGGCCTggcctgacagtgtgtgtgagcacctGATGAAGATGTAAATGGCCTTGCGGTAGTTGGTGCGAAACACAACATGAGACGGTCCCAGAAACGGCTCCAACACGTCGATGAGGCCCGGAGGCATCTTCTCCATCTCATCGAAAATAAAGACAGAGCGCGCGCACTCGGTCAAGTTCCCCTGCACCCAGCTCTTTAACTCCTTCTGTAAAACACAGGGGACAAACATTAGAAAATCAAACAAGTCATCATCAAGCACAGAAGATAATCAATCACCACCGCTCCCTCAGCTTACCCTGTACCGTTTGACCCTGTGCGGTGAGGGGAAGTGCAGCGTGGGGACAAACTGATGGACGAACGGGCTGCTCATGGCGGAGCCGTACAGGTGGTTTCCCAGCATGGAGCTCACCAGCGTCTTCCCCGTCCCAGAGGAGCCATGAAATGACAGCACCAGGGGTCTCTCggggcttttattctgaaggaaCCTGGCCAACTCTTCTGACACGATGTCCTGAGCCAGGTGCTGACCGAAGACATTCTTGTACAGATCCCACTCTAAGTCTGGACATTTGGAGGCAAAGTCAGTGACACTGATGCTGAAAATAAACCTctcaggtctgtctgtctgttgtctgttAGCATGCAGCATTCTGCAAATTAGGAGGCTAATTGCTGACTAATTGTGCTTACATATAGAGTATTGCTGTCATCAATGCATAGAAACAAAACTACAAAGATTCGTCCCAACCTTTCTACTTTCATGTCCAGCAGAGAGCACTTCCGGTGGCgttagctagctagttagcataaCATCGTCACAACAGCCATAAGCTACAGACCTAAGACTGCTCAATAAAACTCCACAAAGCGAACATCAttcaataaaacaaatacacatatatGTCTCATGTTAGTTTCGATTAACGGAACTGTGTGCCTGTCTCTTGTCCAGCTAGCCGGCTAGCCGTAAGCACCCAGCTAGCTTAGCTGCACAGCTTACCTCTGAGGTCGGGCTTGAAGTCGCAGTCGCAGCTGTCTGACAAAGTGCAGTAAAGAGTCTGGAAAACAGCGCAGGCCGGAGGACAGACGAATAAAAGCAGCGCAGACAGCAGGGCCAACATTTTGGCTGCCTGCTGGCAGACAGAGGACGCTTCAGAGCCTTCTCCTCACCGAGACCGGCACCGTGTAGTTCTTCCTGCTTCCTGGAAGACGTCCAGACACCCGGAGCCCTGTGTCCATGAAGACTACATTACCCAAGAGGCATCTGGGGTGGGGCGGTGGACACGTTGGAGGGTCACAGATCAGGAAACGTGTTTACGGCTActgctagttttttttttttaagcaactAAATATACAAACTCTGAAGAGgatgacaacaaacacagatgaaatgaggcacaatacacaaaataaatgcaaagaataacaaaataaaacacaaagagaaggaaGATACATttagttttaaataaaaacacagcagcaaggGTGAGATACAAACACTATAGAAATGAGAAATTagaagtgatgaaaaaaaacatttaaattcattcagGAGAGGAAGGTTTACACTTTCTCCATTCAGCACAGTGGATCTGATATTTACCCAGGAGGATGAGGGTGTTAACAGGGTCTGAAATGGATGAGGCAGGTGATCCATATAAAAAAGAATATGACATCATTCAAAAAGTGGCACATCATTGATTTTTAAAGAAATCCAATGttttaaatcagtccaaaaaTGTAATAGGACAGTAGAAAAATAGATGTTCTAGAAATAGCACTGATCCACTTCAAAACCAAATCTCTTTTTAAGAAATTCTGCCACAGGATAAATTTTGTTTATGACTTTAAagtgtttctttctttactttAGGTAAAATTGGCCATTTAATAAATTTGGAGTGTGCTTTGTCTACTGTATCTGAAGCAGCATCAGATCTCAGATCCCTGCAGAAAACCCTTCTGTCATAGTCAGGAAGAATCTTGGCTTAATgaatttattacatttttatcagTTAAATTGTGTCCTATCAATAAATGTGGTAATAatgaagaaggggggggggtagttcGGACTGACTCAGGCGGTTTTGTTTATGTagtttcatgttgtttcatgctgctttaattttatcttattttctgTGAACCAGCTggaaaatgcaaacaaacagaccttgaacaaaaacaaaagaagtgaaTGCACTTTCACTCTGTAcccaccagagggcagcataTACATTCATACACCAATAACAAGTACTGCTGTGTCTGGAAATGttcagaaaaacaaactaataaatacacacaacaacTTCTAGATAAGGATCCCACAGGTATGTTTGTCTCAATAAAAACTTGGTGGTGTTATAAATATCAAAGCCCGTATTACTTCAAAAAAGTATCCAATAAACCGTCATCCCTGTGAGGTAAAgatatttattcacatttcatGTATAAATATTAGGTATTAATACTGTGTAAGATAACAAACGAGTGCTTCCATTCACGTACTGataataaatgataataaaaaagaggaaatactGAGCTTTAAATATTGCTGAGCAGATACACACTGCTTCTGTCACTGGGCTGTACAGAGAAGGTCCAGCCTTCAGACGGACAAAAACATTCCACATCTGCACACTGACCTCAGACTGTTTGCAGCAGGATAAAGTACTTTTCTGAGACACCATGAGAGACCTCAGACCTCCAGAGGCTCCATCGTCCTGCGTTCAGTGGTTTATTCCAAGACTGTGTGAGCTTTTATTCTGAGAGGCAGATCAATACGTCAGCTATCACATACAGAGAAAGCTGTTGTGTGCTTAATGGCCAAGCAAAGATGGAAGCATAAGGACCATCTCTGTGGGAGGTTTGCGACTCAGCGTCGTCTGATCGGCGGCTCGAGCTTGTTGGACAGGGCCGTCAACACTTGGTCAAACTTAGAGTAGCGTAGAGCCTGGTTCTCCTCTGCTCCCCTGCTCCCCCAGAGCAGCCTCAACTGGAAGTCAGTGAGGAAGAGCTCCAGGACCTCAGCCTGCTCCTGGAAACCTGCAACATAACATCACCACATCGAACCAGCGTCAGCAGGAGGGGAGATAGGACAGCAAACAGACCCTGCAGGTCCCTGCACCTAGAACACACCTGCTCAGTAAGtggtgtgtctgtttgcaggctCAGTGGTGCTGGTTTGCTAATGCTTGAAATGATAGTACTGCTGGGTAATAAGGATAAACAGGGCGAACCACAGAGACTGATCCTTGTGGTATTAACACCACAAGCCTGAGCCTACACATGGTCCTGCCCTGGGTCTCACCGTGTAGTCTGCTCTCAGCGTTGGAGCAGTAGATACTTCCCAGCTGAGCGATGGTCCTTGCTGCCCCCAGGTGGAACATAACCACATCCACCCCAGCCTCCACCGTCTCCCACGGCTCCGTCCCCTCTCCCACCGCCACACTCTTCTCCAGCAGGGAGAGGAGCGGGAGGACGTGGGGAAAAGTGGTGCTGGACAGTGGACAGCTCTCTGGAGGAGAAAGACGGAGAAGGAGAAGACGGTTTGATATAGGACAAACTTCCCTCATGTCTCCACCAGCAGGATCTCTACCTCTTCCATCATTCAGGCTCTTCATGAACGGCCTCAGAGTTTTCTCATAGAGAATAGCGCCCTCTGTGTGTCGCTGTCGTAAGGCCGTCCATGTCTGCTCCAGGCGGGACACCTGACAAACAGGACAGTAAATGGTCAGACTGCTGTGTGAGGTTATTATCAcctgtttcctgtctgcctctgtcGATACAGATAACATAGATACGACTGCTTGTTGAACGTTTACCTGCGGCAGCTCCAAGGCTCTCATCACAGCAGCGAAGCCGAACATGTTTCCCATGGTGCTCTTCAGCTCAGCAGCAATTTGGATGATTTTATGCAGCAGGGCGGCCCGCTCCTCGTTCGTCCCGGTGCACCCCAACACGTCCACCGCCAGCATGATGGCCATGGTCTGAAACCTGGGGGTGACATTAGATTGAGCCCCCAGATATTAACAACACTGCAGCTGAGCCTGGTTGAAAAACCAACCTCTGCTGCCTTAAAAGAACATCACCACTCTGAGCACCTACTGACGTGCCTTAACAGTCTCTGTATGTAAGTTTTCTGCCTCCATGTTAACAGTCTGCTACGAACATGGTTTTGCTCCGTTGTCCCCTGCACTGTCTGTACTTTTTGGACAGGAATCCACTCACCGCTCCAGCAGGTCCAGTCTCAGCTGTTGGCCATGGGGCAACGTGAGAAGCTCCATCCCTGAACTCACTCCCATCATCCTTTGCACCTCTGGAGTCACCTCCAGAATCCTGGCCACCTGAGAAGCACAGAATCATGTGATTCATGAGACACCGCTgacgtgtctgtctgtgtttgtctgcagtgtAACAGTGTGTCTGTACCACGCAGTCGGCCTTGGTGATGTGTCTGGCTGCTGTCCGGGGGTCGACCTCtgccagcagctccttcacCCTTCGCAGGATGGCCACCTCCAGAGGTTTATTCTCCTTGGCCATCAGCGGCGACCGGTATACGCTGGGCCTGAAACAAGAGGCCGTCTCCACCACAGGTGAGAAGTACACGTTCCCATCCTCCGCCCTCAGCAGGTCCACGCTGGATGAGGCTTCCTCCGCCTGCAGCCTGTCTACGTAGCTATGAGGGCCAGAGGGGTACAGCTCTGTGTAGCAGCTCACATCTGCATCAGAAGAGGGCTTGTCCTGGTTCAGGTGAGGCTGGAGGCCATCTCGGTGTGGCCTGTGAATGGTACTGCTTGGAGAGTTCCTGGGGAGGGATGGGGAGGGAGGCATGCTGGCTGCCCGGCTGCTGCACGGACTTCTGGAAGGTGGGGctggagaagaagaggatggaAAAATTCTAAAAACCACTTCCTCtgtctgcagtcacacacattccactcaagttaagtacatttttagggactactttgtgggGCGGATTAATTAATGAATTTGCAGATTAATCTGGTGCTCTCAACAAACTCAAACTAACCAACATCAGGTGCCATAACTAAAAGTGTTTTGAAAGAAGACTTGTCTCTAAAGTGCACCCACCATGTGAGGGCATACATTATCTAACAAGAGTCAGCGTGAGCAATAAACAGGATCTTTATACGGAAGGCGGTCGGTACACAGGTGGTCAGTCAGCCAGGCAGAGGTACAACAGGGTAAAACAGCGGAGGGTCCAGGAAACAGGCGCGAGTCAAATAGACAGATATGCTAAGGtaccaaaaaagagaaaaggctAGAACAATTTTCAAAAAGCACGAGGGTCATACACTAGAAACTGAGTCGAACAGCATCACTggaaccagagggctgctgcgCTTCAGATGATCTTATCAATAGTCAAATCCTTCCTCTCATTCTGTTAGTCGTCTGTCCAGAGGAGCCGACGTTCATGTTTAGAAATGCTGCTAAAACTGCAAAtcagcaaaagaaaaactgaGATTACACATGAATAAAGGAActctgtagcctttgttcatCATTAACCTGCAACAACACAGTGACCTTAGCTCAGCACTACATGTGACGCGCCCGAATCTGAGCTGCTcctacacaccacacacattctGAACTTTACTCCTGTTACCTCAGTGCCGACGCCCTCCGACAGCAGGCAGGCGTTCAGTCAGTGAGAGGACCTGCACGTACAAAACATCTCGCGCTGAGATCTGTATAAACAGCTTTGGCCCCAGGACTGATCCTTGAGGTGCTCCACAACATATACTGTACCATTAATCTCCACATACTGAGATCTGTCATTCAAGTAGCTCTTTAACCAGCTTTTTGCAGCTCCTCTTATTCCATAGTGttcacatttctgcagcagtatTGAGTGATCAATCGTATCAAAAGCTTTGCTCAAATCTATAAAAACCCCAGCAGCACACTGCCTATTATCTATTGCTGTTGATGTGTTTTCCACAAAATCCATCACTGCTAAAGATGCAGATCTGTTACTTCTAAAAGCAGGAAATACCTTTGCCAGGTTCATTTTCTCTGGAAAAATTCCAGTTGAAAAAGACATGTTGCATATATATGTTAAGGGTTCAACTATACAATCAATCACAGTTTGAATTATCGACATGTTGTTTGAGTCTGTGGATCTTTTGTTCCTAAACtttctaagataagataagataagataaaactttattaatcccgaaggaaattcttgtgcctgaggtatcaagttacattaaatgcagttaagtacagtataagagtataagtgtcactataatccaaaatcagagtacagtacgcagtatgagcacaatatatgatacatggatacaaatatggagatgtaaggtgctaagtaaaccagtagaccagtggagggaatgacagtgatgcctgacatgattatctagcgcttctccctacagaaaggggaggagttatacagtctaatggccactggcaggaaggacctcctgtggcgttctgtgctgctcctcgtagtctcagtctaccgctgaatgtgctcctgtaggacagcagtgtgtcgtgcagggggtgagacgtgttgttacgaatactgaggagtttcctcagtatcctcctctctgtcacctccaccacagactccagctccactcccagtaccgactACTTCTAACTACTTCTAACacatcactctcacacactccccCAAGAAACATGGAGCTGCAGTTATTGACAGAAGTGTTAAAGTCTTTTACTTTCCCTTCATTATGTGGAATTTATTTTACTAAATTTGGACCCACACTTACAAAAAAAGTATTAAATATGTTAACAATCTCCTGAATGTTATCTGTAACAGAACCATCTTCTCTAACAGTGTGAGCAGGGAAAGATTTACATGTGTGCTGTTTGAGCtgtcagtttatttttatgtttttatatttgtcctCTTTGTCCTTAGTTTGGTGCTTTATAtactctctgtacagctgatttttctttttacaagcTTTTTCCAAGGTTTCCTTATCTCATTAGCCTTTAGTCTCATTTCTTTTACAGGACAATGTTCATTGTATAATAACATACACGTCTCCAAAGATGCATTATAAGCCCTGTTAGTGTTGTTTACATAAACTTCCTGCCAGTTATGACTTGTCAGTTCTGAATTAAAAGCTTCTACTGCTTCCAGTGTTCTCAGTCTAACCAGCCTGTTAGTCTCATTGGGTCTTTGTTTCAGCAAAGACAGGCAAGTGATCACTTATGTCTGTCACTAATAATCCACTTTGGATCATTTTACCTGTGGAATTCACAAAAATATGATCAATCAATATAGCACTATCCCTCCTTATGCTACTGGGTTTTATTATTAGTGGGTATAAACTCAAACTCAACATGGTATCGACAAATTCTGCTGTTTTCTTATGTTCATTTGATTTTAGCAAATCAATATTAAAGTCCCCACAAACAACTATCAGCTGTTCCCTTTCATATAACTCAGAGATCTTCTTACTAAACTGGTCGATACAGGAACCTGGAGTTCTATACATACAAGCGATTAACATATTCTTTGATCTTTCCCTGCTTACTTCAATAGTTACACTTTCCATTAAATCATCAATAACTGTACTCATGTGGTCAATTATTTTACATGTTATACCATTCGTTACAAACAGGGCAACACCCCCTCCTCTTTTGTTTAACCTGTTCCGTTCAAATCATTCATAACCCTCTAGTTGAATGTCCAACGTCTTACTATCACACAACCAAGTCTCTGAGAACAACACTACAACACTACATTTAAATGGCAGCTGTTGTAAATACCCTTTAATTTTAGAAAAATTGCAATAGAGACTCCTGCTGTTAAGGAGATTCTGGGGGTTATGTAAGTCAGTCTCTGGAACTGCATGCAGTTGTGCAGTTTGGGATTTCTTTTACTGGATCTCGCCTTAAGCCATTTCCCCACTGTGGAGCTCTCTGTAGGCTTTGTTCATCATTAACCTGCAACAACACAGAGCACTACATCTGACGCTCAGGCTCACAGTTCAGTGCCTGAATCTGAGCTGCTgctacacaccacacacattctGAACTTTACTCCTGTTACCTCAGTGCCGACGCCCTCCGACAGCAGGCAGGCGTTCAGACAGTGAGAGGACCTGCACGTACAAAACATCTCGCGCTGAGATCTGCTGACACTCGGTAAGTGTTTGGATGCAGGCATCAGTTTTAGAGGTTTGATTTTCATTTTGCTGGAATGTGAGTCTAGGAAAATGTGTTGCTGCGTGTTTATCTGCATGAACAGAGTCTGAGGAGTTACACATGCTGCAGAGCCAAGTTATAACTTCCAGATGTTTCCCAAAAAGGAAAAGACTGACCTGGCAGCTTCTTAAAATACTACTCATACTCACGCCTTTGCTCGGGTTCTCAAAGAAATATtcaaaaaacaaatgcaatgGTCGacagaaatgtaatttattacTGATAAAGGTTCTATAGCTGACAAGAGATAACAGGATGGCGTTGtttcatacattttaaacatgttttggtGTTTAAAGTTTTAGTTTTCATTATTTAGGGAAAGGATTTATTCAACACCTGCAAATACCACAATGTTGTGTTGTAAGTGTATTACCTTTAGTaaacacaacagatgtttaAACTTGAATCATTTAGATTCTGTGACTTTGTGTCTAAACCTCCTGCAAACTTGAACCTTGTAAACAGAACGGGCAGTTTTAAATCCCCCGTAGGGCTCCACACACATCACCGCAGGAACACAAAGCTGTGAAACTGGAGAGGAAACATCCACTGCCTGTGCATGTGGAAACCTGCCGGGATTTAGCGGCAGGAATTCCCACACTGTAGTTGTGCAATCAGGAAGCTGTTGTTGAGCTGCAGAGATTGTGGGGGTTATGTAAGTAAGTCTGGCTGCAGCATGCCTGAAGGAATAATGACAGCCTTCTGTGGAGTTGCGTGCAGTTGTGCCATTTAGGATTTCCTTTACTGAATCTTTGAACAATATTTAATAATGAAACATGAGCAGGAGGCATTCAATAATCCAGAAAGACACATTTACCTAATTGCTGAAAAAAGCTTCTGACAAATAACCATTCAGAGACCAGCCgcgtataaacacacacacacacacacacacacacctaaggCCTGCACATGAAGGGCACCTGTGTGCCAGAACTGTGACCAGGTGAGGGCCAACGGCTTTTACAGGTGTGTGGAGTGCTACTGTTTTTATAGGCTATTAACCCCGAACAGACCTGCTAACACCTTCGCTAGAGTGAACCGGCAGAAACACTGTAGTCTGACGCCAGTGTGAGGGTTGGTGCCACAGAAAGCTCAGCGCCTGACTCCACGTAAACATTGGCTAGTTCAGGTAGTGACAGGCTGCATAAAGTCAAGGCTTATCCAGATAAGCATCTTCTAGCACCACCAGCATCTCTCCAAATTCCAGCTAAAAGGTTAGAAATGTTAAAACTGACTGAAATATCATCATCATAACCATGCAGTGGCTTCCTTATACACTACATTTTGACACTTTAACATCCTTCAGGCAAAATGAATTGGTCATAAATGGAAAAATGTACCTATAAAACCCTAAAAGCAGGCTGTAAACAACCACCTTAGTGAGTGAAGGTTCAGCGCTCTGCACCTCTATCACAGACCTCTGTGGCCGTTTGTCCTGTGATTGAATGACATCAGCAACGTGACCATGCCTCATATCTGGGGGATACAGACACTACCGtccaaaagtttggggtcacttggaaatgtgtttttttcttttttaaaaaatgtatttggagATTTGTAAACAGACGGTTGTCTGGCAAGCACTGACGGTGTTTGCCAGACAACCGTCTGAGGGCTcagaaaacaaactcagtgGGTTCTTTAACAGGTGACTGGTGTCTCAGTGGTAGCAGTGTTACCTAGAATGTGTAATACCACATTCTTTAAATGAATAAGGGATTTAACTGTTGATCAGGAGCCTTTTGAATATAAGATGTTTGCCAACATGTTTCCAATCAAGCAAAACCTCCCAGCACTGTGAAATGAAACCaataactgcagttcctcaagtagCCACAAGAGACCGGGTCTGAGAGCCATACAGcccagtgaaaacaaaaaaacaaaacaagaaaaggtTTCAGTCTCAACAGATTGATCATTTTCCTGTTCATGTCAAAGAGGGTTTAAACTTGTTTCAGAAGCGTCCCAGACGCGACACTACACTCCACAAAAGATACGTGCCGGTTCTATTTTGGAGCTGTGTCACGCCCAAGATGCGTTAATTTGCACCAACTAGATCGGGGACCAGAGTCAGGCTCCAGAACACCAGAGAGATCGGGccgattttcaaaataaaatgcagtgaGCAAAATGTGGCTACTAAAATTAACATTACAACTGGCAGAGGAAGGGCCACAACCATGGAAGTCAAGAAACAACATCAAAGAGCAAAAGGCATTGAGAGAAATAACAACGTTTTCAGAGAGGAAGGCGAACAGCTACCTGTATGTTCATGTGTGTATGGAGTCAATGGAGGTTTTAATAAggtgctctgtaacccagcctgatgcATACATGTAGAGAGAAAATGTAATATTGCGTAAACGGTTACAGTCGGGCTAAAATTGTGTCGTCTGATCTAGGcagaaaaagcagcacaatgatAGCAACTGAAATTAGAAAGATGTTACATCGCTGTTTCTTTTGTCGGAATCTCTTTCAGAGATGATCCGACCAGCCTTGGTGACACTTGCAGTGTTGCTCTGCTCAGCACCCCTGGCAAATGGA
The genomic region above belongs to Parambassis ranga chromosome 9, fParRan2.1, whole genome shotgun sequence and contains:
- the LOC114442049 gene encoding torsin-2A-like, coding for MLALLSALLLFVCPPACAVFQTLYCTLSDSCDCDFKPDLRDLEWDLYKNVFGQHLAQDIVSEELARFLQNKSPERPLVLSFHGSSGTGKTLVSSMLGNHLYGSAMSSPFVHQFVPTLHFPSPHRVKRYRKELKSWVQGNLTECARSVFIFDEMEKMPPGLIDVLEPFLGPSHVVFRTNYRKAIYIFISTTGEDVINRVALENRQAGREREEIKSADLQDAIAAAVYNNSTSGFFQSSIIQQKLITRFVPFLPLSRCHVERCVHSQLCQRGSCSRSDVVEAVGGDMIYTPVPGQYFSTTGCKAVPAKINFFL